From Thermoflexus hugenholtzii JAD2:
GGTCGAAGGCCACCGGCAGCAAGCCCTCGCGTTCCATCGCCCGACGGACCAGGCAGAGGATCGTGATCAGCCATTCCTCATCCAGCCGATCCCGCGGGGTGCTGGCGCACGCCCCCGCCGCCCAGAGCGCAGACCGGTAGGCCTTCGGCGCGCTGGGAGGCAGCAGCACCACCACGCGCATCTCGGGATTCCGTTCAAACAAACGAGGGAGAAGAGCGGGCGTCTCCTCCTTCGCCCACTCCCAATCCAGCAACAACAACGTCCTCGGATCACGCCCCGCCTTCTCCTCCAGTTCGGAAGGCGCTTCGACCACCTCCACGGCCACCGGCCAGGGGAGCAGATCGAGGGCTGCTCGGGCCACCTGCTGCATGGTCTGACGAAACAACGGAGACGCGATCGCGAGAAGCACGCGTAACATCTTTACCCTCCGAACCGGAATGAGAGATCCTCCGCCTTGACCACTTTCAGTTTCCCGAACCTCACCCCGCCTGTCATCAGGGAACTCCCAGATCCTGCAGGGGAAAATCCCCGCACCTCGGGCGGGAGAAACCCTGACTCTAAGCGGGAAAAATGAGCAAGGGGGACCAGTTCGGCCGCCTCGACCGGCTGAAGAGCTCCCAGCGCCCCATCGTCAGGCTGGGTTAAAATCCTCACAGAGGGCTTCCACGCCCGCCCGGAGCGGGCCTTCCGGGACCCGACGCGCCCGCGCGGGGACGGGGCGGGACCTTGGGGGACGCGATCATGCCTATCCCCCCATCCGGAGGGGCCTTTCATGAAAGAGTTGAACCTTCAGGTCGTCTGGCATCCGGACCCGGAGATGGCGGAGCGGAGCAACGTCTCCGCCCAGATGCGCCGGCTGGGCCTTCCCTCTTACGAAGCCTTCCTCGAATGGTCCTTCACCAACCCCGACGGCTTCTGGAAAGCCTTCTTCGAGGACACCGGCTTCCGCTGGCGCGCCCCCTATCGAGAGACCCTGGACGTTCGCAACGGGGCACCATGGGCCCGATGGTTCGTGGACGGGGCCCTGAACGCCACCGAGAGCGCGCTGGACCGCCACGTGGAGGCCGGGCGCGGGGAGGCCATCGCCCTGATCTGGGAAGGGGAGGAGGGTGGGATCCGCCGCTACACCTATCGCCAGGTTTTCGAGGAGGTCGCCCGGCTGGCCGGGGCGCTGCGCGCCCTGGGCGTGCAGCCCGGCGATCGCATCGGATTGTTCCTGCCGATGATCCCGGAGGTGGCCTTCGCCCTGCTGGCCGCCATGCGCATCGGGGCCATCGTCATCCCCCTGTTCTCCGGCTTCGGCCCTGAGGCGGTGGCCGTGCGCCTGCAGGACGCGGAGGCCCGCTTCCTGATCACCGCAGATGGTTTCCCCCGACGGGGACGGATCGTTCCGATGAAGGAGATCGCCGATGAGGCCCTGCGCGCCGCCCCCAGCGTGGAGAAGGTCCTCGTGGTCCGCCGGGCCGGCAACCCCATCCCGTGGCGGGAGGGTCGGGACCTCTGGCTCCACGAGGCCATCGGCCGGGGGACGGCCGTTCATGAGGCGTCTGCCTTCCCCAGCGAGACGCCCTTCATGATCATCTACACCTCGGGAACCACCGGCCGGCCCAAGGGGACGGTCCACGTCCACGGCGGGGCGCCCATTAAAGCCGCCCAAGATATGTTCCATCTCTTCGATGTGAAGCCGGCGGACATCATCCACTGGGTGACCGACATCGGCTGGATGATGGGGCCCTGGCTGATCCTGGGCAGCCTGACCCTGGGCGCGACGTGCCTGATCTACGACGGGGCGCCCGATCACCCGGAGCCGGACCGCCTGTGGGAGCTGGTGGAGCGGCATGGCGTCACCATCCTGGGCGTCTCCCCCACCCTGATCCGGGCCCTCATGCGCGCGGGGGCGGAATGGCCGGACCGTCACGCCATGCCCTCGCTGCGCCTGCTGGGCTCCACCGGCGAACCGTG
This genomic window contains:
- a CDS encoding acetate--CoA ligase translates to MKELNLQVVWHPDPEMAERSNVSAQMRRLGLPSYEAFLEWSFTNPDGFWKAFFEDTGFRWRAPYRETLDVRNGAPWARWFVDGALNATESALDRHVEAGRGEAIALIWEGEEGGIRRYTYRQVFEEVARLAGALRALGVQPGDRIGLFLPMIPEVAFALLAAMRIGAIVIPLFSGFGPEAVAVRLQDAEARFLITADGFPRRGRIVPMKEIADEALRAAPSVEKVLVVRRAGNPIPWREGRDLWLHEAIGRGTAVHEASAFPSETPFMIIYTSGTTGRPKGTVHVHGGAPIKAAQDMFHLFDVKPADIIHWVTDIGWMMGPWLILGSLTLGATCLIYDGAPDHPEPDRLWELVERHGVTILGVSPTLIRALMRAGAEWPDRHAMPSLRLLGSTGEPWNPEPWLWTFQHVGKGRCPIINYSGGTEIFGGILGCTVLRPLKPCSFNTVVPGVQADCVDEAGRPVREEVGLLVIRNLNPGMTRGFWRDPERYLETYWSRWEGLWYHGDLVYIDEDGFWYILGRADDTLKVGGKRLGPAEMESVLVEHPAVAEAAVIGVPDEIKGEAPVAFVVLRPGYEPDEALRAALMEHVARRMGKALAPKEVRFVRDIPKTRNAKLMRRVIRAVYLGRDPGDLSALENPQAVEEIRRAR